CAGGCTaccatgggggtgcctcttcctgggtgcatactctctgggttggagagaactcgacaggagccagcctgggctgctactcactcagtgacgcaggagagatgactcatgaactcgtggcggagtggcaatgcaatgtctttattgatcagagagccaatgcatTTAAATggtagacctggaagtggcaagtcagaaacggaaatggctaggaagggagtggagaaaggcaaaagtgggctggaaaggtaggaacttctttGGCAAcagttgcgagggttttaactggtagcattaataataccctgcaggcagggagggtcctgagggcagaaagaagatagatcaaaggaatggaatgggtggggatctctcaggcaaaacagtggttatgtagataggccatagtatcaggaatgcagggtgctttgtgaggctcctcacaataaCCCAACACTTCCCAGATCACCAAGGCCTGTGCTTGCCTTTGTCACAGTGGGCCCTGAAAGGAGGGTGGGCATCTGTCCTCACTGTAAGGCCCAAGGGGTGCAGAGTAGGACACCTCTATAAAGCAGGGGCAGCAAACCCAGACTGAGCTGCAGACTGACTGGAAAGGGATGGGAGGGCGGGAAGGTGCACTGTACCTGGCACCACCAGCGGAGGGCAGTGCCACCTCACACCTTGGCCCATGGCACTGGGGCTGCCTGCTGAGGGACCCACAGACACATCATCCATTGGTTTTCTGGGGGACCATCAGTCTCAGGGGTGGGGTGTGTACTGGTCTCCCCACTCAGGATGCCTATGGGGGGTGCTGCATTTGgtaggtggggaagggggagatggaccTGCAGGTTCTGGGTTCAACTGTTGGAAGCTGGAAGATAATGGGATGCACACTGGTCTGGTTTTGATATCAAATACCTGAGGGCACCAGCTGGCCATGTCACCCCCTTTTTGGAACAGCAGGGTGGGAAGGGTATACAGGCTGGTCCCTACTGGCCCatcaggaagggctctggggagccctCTACTGGGCTCTCCCCTGTCCAGGTTGGGGTCCATCCTAGCCAGTGTTAGGATGTCCTCACATGTGGGAATTCATGGAACCACTCAGGCATTACATTCCTGATCCCTCCTGCCTGAGAACCCAAGGTTCCCCCACACATAAACATACACCCTGCCGTTCTGCTGGGAGCCCAGCACCCAAAGGACCTGATGCCTGGACCAGAGATGGGGCCACCCCTCTGTCCTTTGTGTCCTCAGGAAGTACCAGGCAACTCTCAGAAGCCTCCAGCCCCCCTCTCCCACACTGCCTGCCTGTGGATAGCGGGAATATCCCACTCAGGTTACACACTTCCATCCTGAGTCCCGCCGGCTGGGCCTGTGTCCACCTGATCCACTGAGATAAACTTATCATGCCCAGCATCTCTAACCCAGGGGGATGGCCAGGCAGGTATCACCATGGCAACTGGAGGCAGCAGGGAGGCCCAGGCTAGGTTGTCAGGTGGGCTGTCCATGGTCTCTGCTTAAACTGGCAAATGCTCCTGTCCCTTGAGGGAGACCAAGGGGGTTCCCATCACAGGAGGGTGGGCCTGAAACCCTGCCCACCAGACTCAGTTACCCCTGACCCCTCAACCCCTAGATGGTTTGCACCTCCCCTGGGTAACCCCCGCTTTGGTAGGTAAGCTCTGGCCTGTGGACCTTGGATTTGGGAAGGCCTGGCCCCCACTCTGTCACTGCTCTATTCATTCAGCTCACCTCACCCAGAATGCTCCAGAGAACAGGGGCTAGCAGCTTATGTGGACCAGGCCCCTCTGTGTAGAGcagacctccaggagcagaggtggGCAGGCCTGAGCACCCCCTTCCTGGCCTCCCCAGAGCCACCCCACCCACAGGGACATTCATGtgcctgcagggtgggggtctgggggctggtcCTATAGGGCCCCTCTGCATCAGGAAATCCACATGACACTTCAGCCATAGGGCTGAGCACCTGAGAAGCGGAACAAAGACCCCCTCAATGAGACCCCCTCCACCAATCCTCCAGAGCAGACCTCTTCACACTGCCTGGGGTGCTTGTTAGCGAGACCAAAATGGCCACAGCCCAGCAGGACCCCGAGATCAgcatgagcagtgctgtggagagGGCGGGCCCGCACCTCAAGTGGCTCCCTGAGTCCGCTCCCTTGGAGTGttgacacacacacaggagtggATCTCGGCATAAGACCCCAGTCCCACTGTTCCCGGGGAATGAGGGGCCCACTCATCCCCTTCCCCACCATGCTCGTTTCCCCGGGGGCCCCCACCATGCCAGTCCTGGGAACACGAGGGAGCCTGCATGTGTGGACACGAGTAGGAAAGCACATGCGCGTGCACCCGCACACCTCGTAGTGTGCTGTGTGCTCCAGCTGCTGCACACTGCTGGGCACGAGTGCTCACGCCCATCACTCTGGACGTGTGCACGTGTTGCATGAGCACATGCACAAAGCACCAGCGGGAAACCCCTCCAGCCTGGCCCTTCACTGTAAGGCTGACTTCTCGGAGCCACCCTCCAGGTGTCACTTCAGCTCCAGGGTACCTGGGGCCTCCCCAACACAACAGATACACAGGGGCCCAGGCCCCAAAGCCCAGCCAGCAGAGCCGGCACCCGTGGGCAAAGATGGTATCGCCCGTGGGCACCCTCCTGCACATGCAACCCGGCTGGCCCAGGGTGGACATAGGGCCAGGAAAGCAGCCAGGATGCCTGTGGGTACTGAAGGCAAGAGCTCGGTGAAGGGACACAGTCAAGGAGGCCTGGGACTGGCCTCCTGCAATGGCAGGTAGTCTCTAAGTGACTGTAGCATGGGCCCATGTCAGCTATGGGACACAGCCCCCCCTTTCCCGCCTGCCCCACCACGTTGCAACTTCCAGAGAAACCAGAAcccctccaccacacacacacacacacacacacacacacaagaacaaacaaaaaacaaaggtgCTGGGTTTTTCAACGCTCATATTTTGTTTCTCCTCTCACGCTTTTCTCCAACTCACTTTTTTCCACCCTCCAAATCCCACTGTCCATCAGGCCCGGGCACCAGGGACCACACTGGTGCAGAGAACAATCACGCAGGAAGGAACTTCACAGTCTCAGggaggcgggcgggcgggcgggcgggcgggcgggcgggcggcaaGGACAGGGCAGAGCAAGAGGTCTGCGAGATGACTCCAAAGGGGAAGGAGGCCCCCGGGAGGGGTCAGCTCCCTCCGGCCTCCCCACCCTTGGGGGAGGACCTGCTGTTGGGCACAAAGCCCGTGCCCCAGCCCCTCCCAGCAGGCAGGCAGGAGGTCAGACAAGTGCCCCCTCCAGCTCTCAGCAGAAACAAAACCatctccatccccccacccccgccacatcGCCCCAGACTACATGAGGGATAAAATTACATTTGtacaaaaatagatttttttctttttctttttttttttttttttacctttcccaATGCGTTAGACATTTTCCTCTTATCTGTACACTTGTGTGTGGATGTGTCATCCCTATCTAAAGTGTGAGCTGCGCGGCCCGGCTAAGGCATGGCGAGGGCGGGGACGGCAAAAGCATCTTCTCCAAAGCATCTGAAAATAGATGCATCTCCTTGCCTCAAGATATTCATTCGAACCCGGATTTCACCAAAAGAGGGGTCCTCAGGTAACTTGCTTACACGAAGCAAATttataggggggaaaaaagtcttgattaaaaataaacacGCAACGTTGGTCGCCGGTCCACACACCAAGGCGACAGTCTCTGTACAGACACACATTCGGTGCCAGTTCCCtcgggtgtgggggggggcactggCAGCCCGGATTCCATGATGGGGACAACATCAGCTGATTAGCCACTGGCAGCCCATCTGGCCAGGTCCTCCCGGGGCCTCTGGTATCAGCTCCAAATCCTTCGGGAATGTTGTGACTTGGGACACCGAGGGGGCGTCTCTCCCTGAGGCTGAATGCTTGCAGGTGCGGCAGCCAGAGGGCCAGCTTCCCGGGGACAGCAACTGTGGTCTTCACTCCTCAGCCCCTAGACCGTGTTGAGGCCTTCAAGGGGGGAGGGGCCAAGGGCCCAGGAAGGGAAAGTAGAGCCAGAGTGGTAGACAGGCACGGGGTGGTTAACAAGCCGATGTTAGTGCTATCTTTAGAAAATTAAAGATTGTCCCACCATAATAACAAttacaactacaaaaaaaaaaaatcaccttgatTGAACCAGATTGGCCGCAGGACTAGaagttctgcctctctcttagcCCAGGGGTGCCCCACTTCCGGCTGGCCACCTTCCCGAACAAACAGCTCATATGTGGTGACTTGGCAAGGCCTAGGGCTGGGGGGCTGAGTGGCCAGGGCCTCCGGAGAGAGGGACTGGGGCCTCAGTGCTTTCCAGACACCCAGCCAGGGCCAGCAGCTCCCAGCAGCCAGCCAGCCCAGGCCAGGACCCACGGAGCAGGGGGTGGTGGTGTGGGCAGGGCTGGGTATGAAGATGGAAATGCATCTGGCTACAGAAGGCACcggggtgttgggggtggggtgatctCTAGCACTCCCATCGATGTGTACCCCCCAGAAAGGCCTGTGTCTCTGACCTAGTCAGACCCCCAAAGGCTGCTAATACTTCCGGGGAGAGTCTGGGAGGTACAGCTGAGCAGGTTCCAGCACCCCTTCTCTGCCACAAATGGTGGATGAGAGGAGTGGGGTGACCACAAGGGTTTGGGGAGCTGTGACCCTCAGCCTCTGCCGAGCTGCCTGGGCTGGGCTCTGGCAAGGGCTCCTGGAAGACCTAGGAGGAGAGTTCTTTACCAGCCTCCTTTCCTCCTGGCCCAGGCCCCTGGGTTCCCCCAAGGAGAGCCTCCAGGAGACCCTATGCACACTGGGCAGAGATGTTGGGGGGCAGGCAGCTACTCCCCAGGCTTTGGGGCAGCAGGAGCAGAATCAGCCTCTAGGCTGAGAGAGGACCCTCCCTGTGTCCCTCACTTGGTGTCAAATGCTAGTTGTGAGATCCTTGACAGCTCCCACAATCCCATGTGCTGAGGACAAGACGTGGTCCACCCCTGCTCTGGTCTTCAACAGTCTTTAAGAATATCAGCCATAGATGAGGGCTCGAGACACCTCTCTCAGCTGCCACGGTCTCACTCAAAGCCCCCTCCCAAAGTGCATGGCAGCTAAAGGCCCTCTGGGGTCTCCCACCCATTCCTGTACACCCCCAGAGTCCAATTTCCAGTCAGGCCAGGAGCTGGATGAGCTGTGGCTGTGCTCAGAGATGGAGGGAAGAGGTGCAGGCAGGGGGGCAGGCGGGGTGCAGGGTCTGGTCCTGTGTCGGACGGGGCTATGTAGGGAAGAAGCTGAAACCAAGATGACAcacagaggaaactgaggcaggctGGGTGAGTGACCCATCCCTACAGccttgtgccccccacccccaaaccctgCACAGAGTCAGCTCCTGTTCCAACTGACTTGAGGGTGAGAATATGAGTCATCTTTGGAAAGAGGATGCTCACACTCATATCTGCCCACCCCAGAGGCCCCTCAAATCTTTTGGGGGACAGACAGGTGGGCCTTCTGCCAGATAACACCATCCCCCCACTTCTCCCATCCATCTGATCCTGGTGGACTTGCATCCTGAagatgcccccccacacacacccacatgaTGAGGAGGGGCCGCTGCTCACGGATTTCCTAAACCAGCAACAACAAACAGCGACCAAAGCGAAGCTGACTTGCCAGGTGCTGCAGCCCTGGGAGCAGGGCGGGGGAAGCAGGAGGGGGGGCAAGGCCTCTCTGGAGGGCCCTACTGGCTGTCACCCCAGCCCTCGCCTCTCTGGAGGCCTCCTCGGAAAAGCCACTGTGCCCATGTCCAGAAACGAGTAGTATTtaaacaatgggggggggggccacACATCTCTCAGGCTGCACTCCAGAGTCCAGGCGGGCCAGACAGAAGAGGCGGAAAACAgccggctgggcagggcagctggtgGCTGGCGGCCAGGACAGACAGGCAGGGGGCGCTACAGCCTAAGTCATCTGATGGGGGGCCTCCAGCATCTCCATGAGAAAGGTGTCGATGGGTGTGTCCCCGATGAGCTTGAAGAAGAAGAGGTGTTCCAGGCACTTGAGGCCGATGGAGCGCAGGGCAGGCAGGCGCAGCAGCAGCTTGGCAAACCTGCAGAGAGACGCCATGAGCACTGAGGGGGTCCACGCCTCCTGACCCCACCAGCCTGAGGTGGCGTGAGACCCTCCTGGGCCCAGCTGTAGAGAAGCCCAGCCTCTTGGGAAGAGGAAACAGTTGGAGGTGAGGAGGGGGTACAGAGACCCCAGAGATGCTGGGATGGAGATCGAGAAGATGAGGCTGGGCAGGGCGGGCTGGACAGTGCCCTGTGGGGGGAAATTAGCAACTCGAGCCTTCTCCAAGGGAAACAGGGagccatggcaggggtctgagCAGGGGAAGGGGCACAGAGATGAACCCTGGTGCAGTCTCTGGCTTCAGTGGGGAGGAGAGGTCAGTCCTGGGCTGGGGATGGGCCTGGGCAGGCACAAGCTCTTTCTTAAGAAGCAGGGCACCTGGTACCCTATACCAGCACCCACCCTGCCCCAGAAATAGCCCCACTGGAGCAAAGCCAGATGCACAGATAGGAGGGGTGGCACTCCAGTCCTATCCACCCCCTGGGGACTTGCcagggggagggcaggaggggagACTGGGCTCGGCCATTCTGCTCAAAGATGgtaccactccccccaccccatcccacccaagGCCATGCCCAACCCAGCCACATGCTGCCAAGCCTCTCGCAGACACGGAGGGGCTGCAGGGCCTCATTAATTATTAACAACGTCTTTATTTTGGGAGGGGAAAAAGCCCCATGGTCCGCTGCCACACAGCCCCGGTCTTCAAGGCAAGAACGCAGCCGAGAGGCTGGACGGGGGCCAGAGAACAAGCTGTTTTTTGCTGAGCTGGCGAGATGGGCCGGGGCTGGATGCCAGGAAAAACAAGCGGGCTGCCCTAGTCTAAAGCAAACCAGATGAGGCCGGGGGACGGTTAACCATGTGCATGCCAGCCGGCGGGAGGGAGGGCCAGGGAGCCAAGTattagccccccaccccacccttccaGGGGGTTGGGGAATGGAAGGTCCCCTGCTAGAGGGAGGGGAACAAGACTAGACTTGCCCTGGCTGAACCCACCTcgttcccccagcccccacagttgGCTGGGTGGGAAGACAGATTACACTCAGCCTGTGTGCACctactgtgcatgtgtgtgcagaaCAACTACTATGTGCTGCCCTGCCTACAGTACTCCCTCTGGTGGGGGAGGAGAGctctgcctccagtcactggctCTACAGAGCTAAGACATGCAAGAGCAACCAGCAGCCCCAGGAGTACCAAGATGAAGGGCCGCAGGCCAGAGGaggcaggcagggcagggggctcacctcccaggctgctcggGGTACTTGTGTTTGCAGTAGGCCTCCAGTGACGCGTACACCTTCTCCCGCAGCGCCTCCACCTCAGCGGGGTTTGAGAGCCCCTTGGAGTCTGTAAGAGAAGGAGCCGCCCGTCAGAGACTCCTGGGGTGTGGGTGGCCATGGGTTCCTCACTGTCCCTGCCAGGTCCCTGCAGTGTGATGGCAGCCAGGTCACCCTCTCCTGGTGACCAAGGTTTGTGAAGATTTTTCTCGTTTCTTAGAAGTAGCTGCCCTGCATCTGGGGGTCCTGAAGCCTGAGCCCAGCAAGCCCAGAGTGGGGCCTGTGGATGGAAGCCTGGGAGCAGGCTAGAAGAATCGCCAGGGCACACAGAGCATGGCCCATCCCAGTGGCACTGGGCAGAAGCAGAGCCCAGAGGGCATGGCCAGGGGTTGGTCTGGTTCCCCAGCCCTGATCCCATACCACTGACACCTCAGTGGAACCCTGGTGTCAGCATGAGTGCAGAGCAAGCCTGGGCTCCTGGGCACACCCTGTGGGAAGGTCCTGGGGCTGTCCCAATGGCCCAGGCTATGGCCACGTCATGCAGGACATAAAGCTTGCAAATGGGCTCTCTGCCCCTGAAGGCAgagctcctcccaccccccacctctagtttctctgtatctttctctctgtacctcttgctgattaaaataaaataaataaaacataaaaattttaaaaagacaagaaagaaagaaacagagaagtccTCACATGTTGGCCCCCTGTCATGCCCAGCAGACAGGGAgtgcaagcccccccccccccccgccccgtgcaCAGCTCCCCGGGGTCCTGATTTGAACCCAGATTCCGCACGATTGGCTCACAAGGCCCCTCCAcatctctccacctccctccctccctccctcccaccctccctccagcaCAGGTCCTGCTCACCCTGGTCTACACCGTGCTCCCCCTTCTCATGCCAGTAACTGCCCTCAGACCCCAGATTCCAGGAGGGCAGGTGGCCTGGCTGCTTCCCAGTGGACACCTTAGAATCTGTGGGGTGAAGGGGGACCGAGGGTCCTTTATGGAGGTAACTAGATAGAGCGTGTGGTGCGTGAACAGATCTGTCCACAGCTGGCCTTGTCCTGTCCAGGGTGGAGAGACACCAGGTCCCTGAGGACCAGCCGGCACTGCAGGTCCCAGAACTTGAACTCTGGGAGTTTAGACGCCTGTGCTGGCTCGGCTCAGGCCTCAGGGAACCTGTCACTCATGGgtgccccaccctcaccccaggaagAGGTCGCATGTGAAGCAACTGCACGTGACCTGAAAAAGAGCCGTGGGCGAAGGGGGTGTGTGCCACCATCACAGGAGAGACAAGTAGATCGctgatagtgcagtgggtgaagAGGGTTGGGGGCCCTGGGGCCTGAAGCCACATGGGGGTGTCCAGGAGGGAGGGCCGTACCAGGGTTGAAGAGAACGATCGCTCGCAGGCAGCCCAGCTCCGTCTTGTCCATCTGCATGTCCCTCATCTTGGACACAAGCTCCGTCAGCACCCTGTGGGGAACAGCCCATGGCCTGCTCAGACCACACCCGCCAGGGGCCCCCGGGACTTCACAGcatgggcagggcaggggggcAGCAGGTGACATCAACTTGGGGGGACCTAGGGACTGAAAAGGGGTGCATGGGAGCAGCCAGGAAACACAGTCAGCTGCAGACCCCCAAGCAGCCCCCATAGAGTCTGGGGGGGATGCTCACCGATCGAAGATGGCACCCACACCCGCACTGTGGGCGCTATTCCGGTGCACGTGCAGCCCGGTGGCCAGCAGGATCCCATCCTTGACAGCAATGGAGCGGTGGGAGAAGGAGGCGATGAGCAGCTCGTTCCAGCCTGCAGGGACAAGGCAGGGAAGTAGGGAGATAACAGCGGGTCAGTAGCCTGGGACCAGCTTCCACCCCCAATCCCACGCCATCCCTCCAGGGGTCCTACAAATAAGCTGCATAAGACAGCACCAGTTTCAtgactttttttatctttttttaaaaaaatatttatttattcccttttgttgcccttgttgttttattctgtagttattattgttgttgtggcataggacagagagaaattgagagaggaggggaagacagacagagggagaaaaagacacctgcagccctgcttcaccgcctggtgaagcgacccccctgcaggtggggagttggaggctcaaaccaggatccttacgctggtccttgcgctttgcaccatatgtgcttaacccgctgcaccccaTATTCCAAGGCACACTCCCTATGAGTGCAGCTGCTGTGCGGGGAGCCAAAGGGCCCCACTCTCCTCTGAGGACCCCCACAGGACAGCGGTGGCCAGTCCAGACCCACAGAAACTTCTGGAGACCCATGTGTGCTCTGGAGTAACAAGCTAACGCCTACTTAGACCAGCATGGTAGAGCCTCAGGACCCATTTAACACTGTTCTAAAGGTTCTGAATGGCAAACCAGAGAGGCATCTAGTAGCCAGAAGTGAGAAAGACACAGCAGAGCCAGCATCTGTGCTGGTATCTTAGAGACACTGGTGTCTGCTGACAACAACACTGGACCCCCATCAAGCCTGACCACACTCCCACAGAACCAACACAAGCCTCTTTTACTGCAGAGAGAGGGAAACTGCAGCCCTGGGAGGGATAGGGGACACTCTGGGGCACAGTGAATCAAAACAAGGGGTACCAGCTGCAAACCTTTCACACTCTACAACTCCACGGTGTTAGTTAAAGCTCtcttctccccactcccacaAGGCCCAATGTGGGGGACAGTTTATGGGTAAGAAATCAGGGGACCCGCCCCCGACCTGCCCAGCCTCCTCTCATCCCCAGTAGGCTCCTGGCTGCCCAGCTCTGAACACCAGCACAGACCTTCCCAGGGCAGTGTTGGAAGGCAACTGTGAGTGCAGTCTCTGGAGGTGGACAGGGGGCACACGGGGCCCACTACACAGTTGGGAGTGCTCCCCAGGAAGGCTGGACACCCCAGCCCCCCCCAGTCCCTCCTATCCCCTTTCTCTAAGAATGGGGGAAGCAGCTGAGCGGGCAGCCTGTACCCTCCCTGGAGCTCACCCCACTACCCAGCATCTTGGCAGCCCCGGCCCAGCTGGGAAGTGAGTTCCAAGTATACCAGCTCAGACATTCTCCCGCCCCTTGGAAGGCCACCCAGAAAGACCCCTAATTAAAGTCCTCGTTATGGGGAACAGGACAAGGCCAGAGGAGCCCCCTCGGCTTCATATGCAGGAGGAACTGGGTCTCCAGCCCCACCCTGGGCCTGCACTCACCTGCCCTGAGCAGGATGACCTGGTCGTCCAGCGGCAGCTCAGAGAAGTGTGGGATGCGCTTGGCCCACTCCACCAGCGTGAATAGTTGCTTGTCCGCCGCTTGGCAAATATTGGTAACGGGGTCGTTAGGCTGCGGGGAGCAGAGCACAGGCGCACTGAGTACCTGCCGGGAGCACAGCCTAGCTCTCCCCCGGCATGGGCTGACCACAGCCCCCCAAAGACCTTCTGCACTGACCCACAAAGCCTGCAGCTGGCTGCTTCATGCACAGAAGGGGTGAAGGCGTGACTGAGGGAGGGGTGGGAGGTGCAGAAGGGTCTGGGGATGCAGGGAGGCGGCATCACAGAGGACGTGGCATTAAAGTAGAGGCGACAGCAGCAAAGGCCCTGCTGAGCTTGAAGTGGAAGG
The sequence above is drawn from the Erinaceus europaeus chromosome 10, mEriEur2.1, whole genome shotgun sequence genome and encodes:
- the RXRA gene encoding retinoic acid receptor RXR-alpha isoform X4, whose product is MNPVSSSEDIKPPLGLNGVLKVPAHPSGNMASFTKHICAICGDRSSGKHYGVYSCEGCKGFFKRTVRKDLTYTCRDNKDCLIDKRQRNRCQYCRYQKCLAMGMKREAVQEERQRGKDRNENEVESTSSANEDMPVEKILEAELAVEPKTETYVEANMGLNPNSDSDGMCVTPCMGGGDSVLSLQLTWGPSSMKPNDPVTNICQAADKQLFTLVEWAKRIPHFSELPLDDQVILLRAGWNELLIASFSHRSIAVKDGILLATGLHVHRNSAHSAGVGAIFDRVLTELVSKMRDMQMDKTELGCLRAIVLFNPDSKGLSNPAEVEALREKVYASLEAYCKHKYPEQPGRFAKLLLRLPALRSIGLKCLEHLFFFKLIGDTPIDTFLMEMLEAPHQMT